The Salvelinus namaycush isolate Seneca chromosome 8, SaNama_1.0, whole genome shotgun sequence genome has a segment encoding these proteins:
- the LOC120052863 gene encoding uncharacterized protein LOC120052863, with the protein METLNEIDHLQSSGFGKPLPRHGLHLLHWFSHEYVTFNNDSEMVTVRNPKKKAFGFHRFFDNIEEHDGQCNQLLPDQDLPYYEVGNLNAARSENLPDSVIQNHTENNDDSNIDRIIISLQSDRVLDRIYVTQHDHHRGAFDPQRTYRISKGLISIIRNLDLDEFLEQTGYFLPCPASIDTLNEMRHLQSSGFGTPRPRHGLHLLHWFAHEYVKFNKKDEMVTVRSPKKKAFGFHRFFDYIEEHDGQRNQLLPDQGLPYYEVGNLNAPGSENLPHYVSENHTGHNNDSNIDRIIISIQSDLVLDRIYVTQHDHHRDAFDPQRTYRISKGLISIIRNLDLDELLEETG; encoded by the coding sequence ATGGAGACACTGAACGAAATCGATCACCTCCAATCATCTGGCTTTGGTAAACCCCTACCCAGACACGGGCTTCATCTCCTTCACTGGTTCTCCCATGAATATGTCACATTCAACAACGACAGCGAGATGGTGACAGTTCGCAACCCTAAGAAGAAGGCGTTCGGCTTCCACCGCTTCTTCGACAACATAGAGGAGCATGATGGCCAATGTAACCAACTGCTACCAGACCAGGACTTACCATACTACGAAGTGGGCAATCTAAATGCTGCAAGGTCTGAGAACCTGCCTGATTCTGTCATCCAAAACCACACAGAAAACAATGACGACAGCAACATAGACCGGATCATCATCAGCCTCCAGTCAGACCGTGTGTTGGACAGAATCTACGTGACCCAACATGATCATCACAGAGGTGCTTTTGACCCCCAGCGCACCTATCGCATCAGTAAGGGGTTGATCAGTATCATCCGTAATCTGGACCTGGATGAGTTCCTGGAGCAGACTGGATATTTTCTTCCTTGCCCTGCCTCCATTGACACACTGAACGAAATGAGACACCTCCAGTCATCTGGCTTTGGTACACCCCGGCCCAGACACGGCCTTCATCTCCTTCACTGGTTCGCCCATGAATACGTCAAATTCAACAAGAAGGATGAAATGGTGACAGTGCGAAGCCCCAAGAAGAAGGCGTTCGGATTCCACCGCTTCTTCGACTACATAGAGGAGCATGATGGCCAGCGTAACCAACTGCTACCAGACCAGGGCTTACCATACTACGAAGTGGGCAATCTGAATGCTCCAGGGTCTGAGAACCTACCGCATTATGTCAGCGAAAACCACACAGGACACAATAACGACAGCAACATAGATCGGATCATTATTAGCATTCAGTCAGACCTGGTGTTGGACAGAATCTACGTGACCCAACATGATCATCACAGAGATGCTTTTGACCCCCAGCGCACCTATCGCATCAGTAAGGGGTTGATCAGTATCATCCGTAATCTGGACCTGGATGAACTCCTGGAGGAGACTGGATAG